A stretch of DNA from Oryza brachyantha chromosome 9, ObraRS2, whole genome shotgun sequence:
cggcgtccaCGGGGAACGAGCCGTGGACGACGAGATGGGCGTGGAGCTGGTTGAGACCCTGGACGGAGCCGCACCGCCGCAGGAGCTCCCGGACATGGCgggaggcgccgccggccgacggcgcgAGCATCGGAGAGAAGAACGGCCGGTGAAGCGGCGAGAGCGAGAGCCGAGAGACCTACCTAACCACCAACCTCGCGACGAATCGGGCCAGCCCAACCTAGACCAAAAGGCCCATGGCCATCACGCACACTTGCGGCCCGTTGATTCCCGCagcgggagagagagagaagacgAACTCGAAGGCGGAGGGAGAGGATGAGGGTGTTCGGCAAGCACGTCTTCCCGAGGCAGGTGGCGATGCTCGCCGCCGGGTAAGGTGTCTCAATTCCCCCCGtacgcgtcggcgtcggcggcggcggcacgacgcCATGACTGAAGAGGTCTCTAATTTTGCAGGCTTGTCTTCCTCGCGGCGACGACGTACGACGTGCACCGGTCGATCAAGAACAACGAGCAGCCGCCGACCAAGGAGCAGATGGAAGCCCTCCAGGACTACATCAACTCCAAGAAACGCTAGAACCCTAGCCAGAACGCCATGGATGATCCCCAATAATTCGTTTGTAATAATCCAATCAAAATTGGAGTAGACACCAAGGGGGCACGCCATGTGTTCGGCGTTATTCCCCACAGGACTCAGCTGCTCCACCGCGTGTAAATAAATGTATCTGTAAATGGCTTGGCATTATTGTCCCTTCATGGCATACAAGTTAGAACATGATCCATTATATGCTCTCATTTCTAATGCACATTACACCAAATCCCAATCCCTTCCAAGAACCAAATATGGTGTCACCATGTTCATGTAAAAGGTGCAAGCAGAATCCCAGAAATTTGCATTTCAAACATATGACCCATCCGGCACAGTGTTACagcaacaagaaaaaaatggaaaaccAACAGTGATCATTCGATCTCTCTCGATCAGAGTTGCTTCTTTCCTTGCATTATGAGCATAAACAATGGCGGCCGACTGGTGTGCATTACAACACGTACAGCTCGCCACAGTCCTCTCCAAAAACTTCAGATAATGTAGTTATTTCATCTGAATATGACGGGCACAAGATCTCGGTTGCTATCCTCCACACAGAATGCATAAACAATCTGAGAGAAGAACACCTACACGATCATCTTTTCCACACAGTGACACAggtcaaacaaaaagaaaaaggctgGGAGAAAGAAGCACGCAACGTTTCATCAAGATTCATGTGACCTCATGCTATGCTAGGCATGTAGCCACGCTGCTATGCAAGTGTACACTGCTAAATGTGTAGTGACAAGTTAACGACCAGCTAGTTAGTTGTTATATTATCATAAGCTGAATTTAGTAGTGGCAGAGTTCAAGATTTTGCTGAGCTCATGCAGTCATGCTAATGATCCTTCATCAGAAGGTGCCATCTgtacatcaatttttttaattattaaaagcaAATGGCACTTTGACTTGTTCATTGCAAATCTTTGTGGGGTATATGCCCATCTTGCACCCATGCTGATTGCTAGATTTCATAATCTTTCTGACTGACTGAAGCAATGGGCCAATGAGTGGTAGACTGACTCATCACTGACAGCACTGTGCAAGAGTATAGTACAGTATACTTCTAAACTTTTATAGGAACTTCCCTATACAAGATGTGAACTGTACATACATCAGCAGCAGATACTGCAATACTTTGTACATTGCAAAACAATAATTGCAACAACGATCATGTTAGGCTAGAGAAGTGCCTCTGGGAAGAAGGAAGCATGAGTGATCTGTAGTAAGCTTTAGGCAGAGCCACGATCTTCTTTGCCTTTGGGACATAGGCCCTcttggtgaagttgttgtaaTCGTTTGCCTCGATCTCGTCAAGGATTTGTCGGTACAGAAGTAGAGAAGCCCAAACCTGCAGCATCAACATATTTACAGGTTAATTAAACTGATAATTAAGAAACGAACAGATCGGATAGAAATCAAAATGTTAATCGTCAAATTCTGACCGGCCATCGGCTCTCCTGATTGAGCTCGGCGGCGCCTTCCTCGGCCTGTCTGAAGAACGCTCTCGCTCTCGTGATCTGGCCTCTCATGAAGCCTCTCCATCTGTCGGTGACACGGCCACTGAAGATGTCGTCTTCAGAGAGGCCGGCCATCTCGAGCTCGTCCAGCGGGAGATAGATCCTGCCTCTTCTTGCGCTGCGAATCAACGGCAAGCATCAGAAATGGAGGTGATCCAATCAAGAAACGACATGGACGACGAGATCGATCTGGGAAGCTCGCGATGTTCTTACTCTTCGCCGACGTCTCTGAGTATGTTGGTGAGCTGGTTGGCGAGGCCGAGCGCCAGCGCGCCCCTGTAGACCGTCTCGGTGGCCGCCGTGGAGTCCGGCGAGATGCCCATGACCGGCACCGTCATGAGGCCGACGGTGCCGGCGACGTAGTAGCAGTAGAGGTAGAGCTCGTCGAAGGTGCCGTAGCGGGGCTTGGTGAGGTCGAGGCGCATCCCCTGGATCATGTCCCTGAACGGCTGGATGTcgacggggaaggcggcgacggtgtGGGCGAGCGCGGCGTCGAGCATGTCGTAGGGGCGCCCGGCGAAGGCGTCCTCCAGCCGCGACTCCCACCGGTCGAGCGCCAGCGCCGACATGTGCGACGCGTTCGGCCCGTCCACCAGCTCGTCCGTTCTCCTACACCACACTGCATCAAATCGATCGTCAGCCCAAAATAGGTGGTTCCAATCGCAATCGCGATTGATTCTGAATCCGGATTAGAATTTCTAGGCAAGATCAGATCGCAATCATAAACTCATATATAACAAACTGTAAAATCTTTGGTACGATAAAGTTGAAATCTTGACTTACCGTATATCGCCCAGatcgccctcctcctctccggcgTCATCAGCTGCGTTGCTGTAGCGCACACACAACACAATTCGTTTCAGTGACTTTAGTTGATTGCACACATATCAAAGAGCCTGACTGATCAGTTCTACCGTGGCATCCGACATAACGTGTAACATGTATtgtatattaatctatcttaccgaatttttgaaaaaaatataactttttaggTGACATATAGAGAacaagagtaaaaaaaaaagactttgcCTGCGTTATGATCCTGTTGATACAGCTGAGCTCGTTTTTTACTCTCGACACGTTATAATTCTGACAATCACCACATGATCATGTCAAGCTGCTCATTTGGATAATCAAATCTGACCAAACCACGTACAGGTACAGAGTACATCAGTATATATCGtggtagaaaatttttaccgAGGTAGAATGTCTTGGCGTACTCCTTGCAGACCTCGCCGCAGCGATCGAAGGCCGCCTTcaggccgccgctgccggcgacgCGCTCCGGCTCTCGCTCTGCCAACGGCAGCACCGGCGTCAGAGGCCTCGCCGCGAGCGCCGCCTGCTTCAGCACGACGTCGTGCACCCTCTTCTCGGACGACACGGCGCCGAGCACGTCGTCGTCCGCGGGCGCCGCGACCAGGTGGCCaggcagcggcgcggcggcgccgctccACGGCTCCAGCTCGAGGCAGCCAATGGGATtggagccggcggcgcgcacgGCGCCCGGGCTCCCCGCGGGCTCGACCCTGGCCAAGAACGCCGCCCCACCACGCCTCGGCGCGAGAAAGAACaccccgtgccgccgccggtggacgcaagccggcgacgccgccaagCTAGTGGTGGACAGCATGGCCGACGGCAATGTACTTGACCACTGatctctccttcttcttcttcttcttcagctaGCTGCAGGAGCCTGACAACCTCCAAATGAGATCGTTCTCGACACGCTCGTGCTCGCTGGCTGCTCTTATGTAATGTGGAATCTATGGGACACGTGGCAGTCTTGCACCTGCTGCTTCACCTTCATGGAAGAAGGAGAAGCAATGGCCTAATCTTTTGGCCTAAAACACGAATCTcgttactaaattttaaagcttagttttaaatttactttggttttttatcatagtatttttaggattagaattttttagatGGTGGAAGTTTTATTGAACTCAATCAATTACATTAAGGTGATATAATTGTTCTATGAATACTCTAGCCTCTACATAATTAAAATGCATACAACATAACAGACCACATAAAAAACAGAACCGGTTAAGAACCATCAATCTTAATACTAGATCGTCACTCGTATCCATGTGTAAAACACTCTCTAAACATATTCTCTAATGTTGATACGGTTGCAAGTCGCAACCCGCGAACTAATGTTACGAACAATAACTCATATATAAAGCCAGTgaatgacttaaaaaaaagtaacctgcaaattatatttttgtcgTCAAACTATCCGTAATTTGCCAACAGATGAGGCGTCAACACACGTGGGCGCGTTCGCAAAGCCATCACCCTGCTAATGTTTACCTTAATTTCCGCGCACACGGTTTTTAAACagttatgatatatattttgctaaaaaaggtttatatgaaagttgtttaaaaaaatcagattaatctatttttc
This window harbors:
- the LOC102704363 gene encoding phytoene synthase 3, chloroplastic-like, whose translation is MLSTTSLAASPACVHRRRHGVFFLAPRRGGAAFLARVEPAGSPGAVRAAGSNPIGCLELEPWSGAAAPLPGHLVAAPADDDVLGAVSSEKRVHDVVLKQAALAARPLTPVLPLAEREPERVAGSGGLKAAFDRCGEVCKEYAKTFYLATQLMTPERRRAIWAIYVWCRRTDELVDGPNASHMSALALDRWESRLEDAFAGRPYDMLDAALAHTVAAFPVDIQPFRDMIQGMRLDLTKPRYGTFDELYLYCYYVAGTVGLMTVPVMGISPDSTAATETVYRGALALGLANQLTNILRDVGEDARRGRIYLPLDELEMAGLSEDDIFSGRVTDRWRGFMRGQITRARAFFRQAEEGAAELNQESRWPVWASLLLYRQILDEIEANDYNNFTKRAYVPKAKKIVALPKAYYRSLMLPSSQRHFSSLT